In a single window of the Candidatus Krumholzibacteriia bacterium genome:
- the fliE gene encoding flagellar hook-basal body complex protein FliE, which translates to MSDTGIRALTTHNLLKAYGQTASRPAKESGFGDLLQQSIAKTDLAQKQSDQMVSSAIMGQEKDLHRVMIAQEEAALTFELFMEVRNRLMDAYQQIMQMQV; encoded by the coding sequence ATGAGTGACACTGGAATTCGGGCACTGACGACCCACAACCTGCTGAAGGCCTACGGGCAGACGGCAAGTCGTCCTGCCAAAGAGAGCGGTTTCGGGGATCTTCTTCAGCAGAGCATCGCGAAGACGGATCTGGCTCAAAAGCAGTCCGACCAGATGGTCAGCAGCGCAATCATGGGTCAGGAAAAGGATCTCCATCGAGTGATGATTGCTCAGGAAGAGGCCGCCCTGACCTTTGAACTGTTCATGGAAGTACGGAACCGACTGATGGATGCCTATCAGCAGATCATGCAGATGCAGGTCTAG
- the fliF gene encoding flagellar basal-body MS-ring/collar protein FliF has product MKQIQKLWSQLETGQRVIFFAVLSAVLLTLVIFFTWLGSEDYTQLYSNLSPEETSRVIEVLQSRSVDYRLTGGGSGVTVPGSRIAEMRVEMAKQGIPDSGVVGYEIFDEQGLGVSEFTQNLNYSRALEGELSRSITLLRGIDQARVHLVIPKPALFKEDRRDPSASVVLGLSRPKGVAGAQVMAIQQMISSAVEGLEDGNVTVLDGYGNLLSREEEDELTGLSNSQLALKQDVESYLSRKAENTLESVLGSGSAIVEVNADLDFEKVERTSEIVDPESATILSEVRTEEKSDETGQSTESSTVNYEFNRTVESVIGSVGGIRNLSVAILVDGKYAEDDDGQMAFSALGPRELEGYRKIVENIVGFSPDRGDRIEILSVPFQQAPLPVAETGILAWPIFQDIPGLIQKIIFMAGMLFLLLILRNIAGKLSSEEVSTRTAAPEPALQPAASTPQENPASWDELVSEKAQQDMMLEEQARALAMEKPEEIAQLVRTWIHTTK; this is encoded by the coding sequence ATGAAGCAAATACAGAAACTTTGGAGTCAGTTGGAGACGGGACAGCGAGTCATTTTCTTTGCTGTTCTCAGTGCGGTTCTCCTGACTCTCGTCATCTTCTTCACCTGGCTCGGGAGTGAGGACTACACCCAACTCTATTCGAACCTCTCGCCGGAAGAGACGTCGAGGGTGATCGAAGTGCTGCAGTCCCGTTCTGTGGATTATCGACTTACCGGTGGGGGAAGCGGTGTCACGGTTCCTGGCAGCCGCATTGCAGAGATGCGGGTGGAAATGGCAAAGCAGGGAATCCCCGACAGTGGAGTTGTGGGATACGAGATCTTCGACGAGCAGGGACTCGGGGTGAGCGAGTTTACACAGAATCTGAATTACAGCCGGGCTCTGGAAGGGGAACTCTCCCGCAGCATTACGCTGCTCCGCGGGATCGACCAGGCTCGCGTGCATCTTGTGATTCCCAAGCCTGCGCTCTTCAAGGAAGACCGCAGGGATCCCAGTGCCAGCGTTGTGCTGGGTCTGTCCCGCCCCAAGGGAGTTGCCGGAGCGCAGGTCATGGCCATTCAGCAAATGATCTCCAGCGCCGTGGAAGGGCTGGAGGACGGCAATGTCACCGTGCTTGACGGCTACGGGAACCTTCTCAGCCGTGAGGAAGAAGATGAACTCACCGGCCTGAGCAACAGCCAACTGGCCCTCAAGCAGGATGTGGAATCTTACCTCTCCCGGAAGGCGGAGAATACTCTGGAGAGTGTTCTCGGCAGTGGCTCTGCGATTGTGGAAGTGAATGCGGACCTCGACTTCGAGAAGGTGGAAAGAACCAGCGAGATCGTGGACCCGGAAAGCGCCACCATCCTTAGTGAAGTGAGAACCGAAGAGAAGAGTGATGAAACGGGCCAGAGTACTGAGTCCAGCACGGTGAACTATGAGTTCAACCGCACCGTCGAGAGCGTGATTGGTTCGGTGGGCGGGATCCGTAACCTCTCGGTGGCCATTCTCGTGGACGGTAAATACGCGGAAGATGATGACGGGCAGATGGCGTTCTCCGCTCTTGGTCCCCGGGAACTTGAGGGCTATCGGAAGATCGTGGAGAACATCGTTGGTTTCAGCCCGGATCGCGGAGACCGGATTGAGATCCTGAGCGTCCCCTTTCAGCAGGCTCCCCTGCCGGTAGCGGAAACGGGGATTCTTGCCTGGCCGATCTTTCAGGATATTCCTGGCCTGATTCAGAAAATCATCTTTATGGCGGGAATGCTTTTCCTGCTCCTGATCCTCAGGAACATCGCAGGCAAGTTGAGCAGCGAGGAAGTCTCGACCAGAACAGCTGCTCCGGAGCCGGCCTTGCAGCCTGCAGCGTCCACGCCGCAGGAGAATCCCGCATCCTGGGATGAACTGGTATCGGAAAAAGCACAACAGGACATGATGCTGGAAGAACAGGCGCGAGCACTGGCGATGGAGAAACCCGAAGAAATCGCCCAGCTCGTAAGAACCTGGATCCACACGACAAAGTAG